In Lolium rigidum isolate FL_2022 chromosome 7, APGP_CSIRO_Lrig_0.1, whole genome shotgun sequence, the DNA window CTAGGGAAGCCTGCTGTAGAGGATCAAGGTTTACCTAGAGAAACTGGCAACATGCATGTTGAAAATAGAATGCATAAGAAGGCCAAGTTACCGGTGTCTGAGCATGAGCGAAGAACGGATGGCGATTTATTTGACAGAGCAAATTCTGGAAACTTTTCGAGTAGTTACCCAGATGTCAATACAGTACGCGCACATGAGCACAGGGAGAAGTTCAACAGAAGCAGGTTGAGTGGTCGGTTAGATTTTGGTGACGTCGATCGTAACCATCATCAAGTTAGAGATTTTAGTAGCCAGAAGTCTACTCCAACATTGCCAGTAAAAAAAATCCATTCACAAAGTTTGAATGAGTTCACATCTGAGGTGAAGAGCTCATCTGCAGCACTTTCTGAACCAGCACGGCTTGCGAGCAACTCATTTAAAGGACATGTATCAGCATCTAACAATTTTTCTCAGTTAAATACACGGCTAAATTCAGGAACCGATGTTTTGCAAAGTCAGCAAATTAACAGCCCTGCACAGTCCAAGAGTGGATCTTCTGTGCGTGAAGATGGCAGCAGTTACAGTAACAAACCAGTAAAAGATGTAAGCTATTCGCTGCTGAGGTTCTTGTTTACTTTTTGTGATATTCTAGCGCAATAATGGTTGTCGTAACCGATCATGCAGGAGATGTTGGATGTGAAACTAAAGCTAAAGCAGGTGGAGCTGGACATGCTCAAGCTTCGCTCGAAGCAGGCGCAGATAAACAATGGGAAGCAAGGATCTCTACCATCAGGTTTGTCCTATTGTTCCTTAGTTTCTTCTGTATCTGATTCTGTATATGAGTGAATTCATTCAAAGCAACCTAGGACAGATGACATTCGATTTGTTAATTAAATACTTGATGATTAACCAGTTGCAATTAGTCTACCAGTTTCTTCTTGCAAATCTATTAGGTCAACATGTGTAACTTGAGACTGTTGGGAGTTGACATTTTAAGTAGCAGTGAAATGATACAGCGGCCTAGGTTAATATGCTTGGGTACCTGTAACTGCGGTCGTAATAAAGGGTCATTCTGTAGTACATTGGTGCGTTCACTGGTTTGTATTGTCTCTTTTCTACCTTGGCAGCAAGAGCCACCTAGTTGAAACATGAGGGAAGTTTATCTGCGAAGTGCTCTACAATAGTGCATAGCTGTGGTACATTCCTGGCTATAAAATTGCAAAAACCATGACGATACTCCATCACTGAATCCTAAAATGAACACCTTAAATACAAGAATcctgagatagactcgaatagcaTTTTCCATATGTGTATGTGTGTTCAGTCCTTTTGGTATAATCATTCAAAAAAGAAGTTTAATGTTGCATCCTGGCTAGCAGAAAAACCTAAGAGATCTATCCAGCAAGCTTGTACATgtagtgtttttatttttgtgtacttTGGGAGTGTTTGGTTTTGATCTTGTTTGCTTAACATGATACTATATTCCCCACTATCATTTTTTAGATAGTAAGATAAAGACAACACAATTAAGCAACCTTGAACTAACCCTTAACTTCACAAAACTTTTGAGACCGGTAGCATTGGTTTGGGTGCTCTGAAGAAACAGCGTCCTCTGGAACAAGCGTAGTGTGCATTGTTTTTCATGTATTCAGCAGTCTCAAATTTTTGTTCACTGGGTGAATCTCTGTAATTTTACTACTCTTCAGAGATCACAGATAGAGTTCAAATTTTGTTTTCTTGTAGGGCCCCATACACATTTGGAGGAGGATGCTGATGCCAGAACTGTTCTCGTGACAAATGTGTGTAAAAAATAACCTATCTCCTTATTTTCGTTCTCTCTACTGGTCACTATATTTTTGCTATTCTTCATTATGTTTCTTTTACCAAAAAACTTCATTGTAATTACACCTTGGATTATAAACTTGGTGAGTTACATCTCCTATTGTGATTGTTTTAGGTGCATTTTGCGGCAACCAAGGAAGCATTGTCAACACATTTTATGCAGTGTGGGACAGTTCTTAAGATCAATATGTTGACAGATGCAATTACTGGCCACCCAAAAGGGTATGTTCTCTCATATgaagcttcgacttctttctataTCTTTTGGCATCTGACCATCTGTAAGCTCCTCGTCTGTTGTTAACTGATGCTCTTGTTACCCAGGGCTGCATATATTACTTTTGCTGACAATGAATCAATTGGGAGGGCTATATCTTTGAGTGGGACATCGTTTTACTCTAGAGTTCTCACAGTAAGAATGCTGCTTTCACCATCAAGCTCATTACATCGGTTGCTAAACTGTGCCTTTGGTTACATGGCTTGCATGGAACCATAATATTTTCTCAAAAGAAACCCTATCATGGAAATTGGAACATTTGATATTTCAGTTGTAGCACTAGACATACTGGGCCTCATTTTAGGCGAAAATATTTACGAAAATGAAACAGTCATAGCAAAGTTCATTGCAGAGCTCAACTAAACTCTCAGCTGTAGTTTACCTGATGCAAATCACAACACACCGTCAATGGTTTCTGCCGTTAACATCTTGTATTTTGCAGGTACTGCGGAAAGCAGATGCACCCCCAGGATATTTGGCGCCTATTCAGCAGACTGGGAGGCCGCATGCATGGAACTCGCCACCATTCCATAAAGGGGTGAGTCCTAAGCAGTCCTCTGGTCATCATCTCCAGTGGAAACGTGAGCAGTCTGCCATGGAAAATTCCCCTGCCAACTGCCCTACTTCTTGAAGAGTCGAAGGCAGCGCTTAAGAATCTGGACTCTACCAATGGACATAGCCTTATTGGATCAGATATAGAGAAGATGGCATCTTTTGGCACCTCTATCCTCAGAATGACACTGTTACTGCTGTTCAAACATCTGCAGTCTTTAGTTCTACTAGATTTACTGTTCTTTCTTTCTGATGAGCGACGAGGAGTTACAGGGTTCCTTTGCTGCCGGATTTGGAACTAGTAAAGTGATAGTAACCTTAACTGAAGCTATAGAAGGGATGTTTGATCGGACAGTCTGTGCTACGTGCCAAACCCATTTAAAATATCTACTGATTCTCAGCATTATTGTTGTCACTCTTGTCGAATATGCGAAGTGGTAATATGAAACGTAAGTACAGATCCAGAACACTCGACTAACATCTTGCAAGTGGTGAGCGATTATATGCAGACTGAGATAGTGAGATCTCATCCTTGACAAGCCTTTTTCTGCGAGTCCATTTGACCACCCTTGCCACAGTTTTCAACGGTCAATGTCCATCCACCTCGACGGGGGATAATTGATGATAACCCCTTGTTCGCAATTTCCTTGCTCTCAGACTCCCTTTCACTGTCACTCACATATGGGGTTTTAAGTGGCCGATAGTTCGTTTGGGTCACCTAGTGCGTCCAATGTGTCGATGCATCGCAAGTCGAacataccaaaaaaaaaaagaggaaaaaaagTAACTAAACATACTTCATTAAAACATATGCCTTATTGTGGGCAAATTtatacaaaagaaagccctatatgggcttttaaaaaaCTAAAGAaccctagctagggtttggggtggaCGCGGTGGCCGCCGACGCGCCGCCTAGTCCAAGTAGAACTCGTggtcgtcctcgccgtcctcgtgGTCGCCGGCGTCGATACAATGACGCCCCCGGGTGTTGAGGCGCTATTGCGGCTCGAGACGCCGGAGCGCTGGGGATTCCGGCCACGACGACCACTGGGCCCGTTCCCAGGGCGGGTGCGGGTCCGGAGGGCTGGCCGGCCTGCGTAGGCGTGCCAGccacgcctcctccttctcccgctGCGTGCCGTCGCAGCCGCCTACATCTCCGCCTCGTGTAAGAGGTGGACATGACGCTCCTCCTCCCGAAGTGCGGCATGGCAtgtggcctcctcctgccggcgtGCCATGTCGCGGAAGGTCCAGGCGTCGACGTCCTTGCGTGCCTGCCTgcctggcctcctcctccagcgtGGAGGTGCGGCTACTTGGCCAGCTCCTCAAGGTCGTTCACTTCGATGAACGCCGTGAGCGCGGCGCGCATCTCtgggtcgtcctcctccgcctccacgggTGGCGGCATTGGCGAGGCCACTTgggccacgtcgtcgatgtagcgCCTTGGTAGCGGGAAGGCCTCCTAGTTGATGCCGGTGGCGTGCAGGGGATCGACGCGAGGCCTTGTCGTGGCCATGCGGGATGCAAAGAACGTCCGGCGGCTGGTCGTGCTccactgtaatgtcccaggtttagagacgatcgaggggtagattttagaaagggttgtgcattgcattgtaaattacggggaaatttcgcgcttttaaaacaaaactgcatcgaaggggaacaggtttctctctcgacatcctacagggttagggtttcgagagtgcgatgaacttgttcttacttaactagattagggttttgagaagagagaagagaagatgcatcacaatcttaagttgcatgattgaattctaaatttagttgtatgattgaattcaaaccaaatttgaatttgaatttcaaattcaaacatcaaatggatatcacataattcaaacttgagataatttaataaacaattatcattaatcaagattataaataatacaacaattatgtaaagctcattaaggaaaatgggagctttattgataatcacacataatacaatgtcatttacaatatccagaatagatatatgatatattacaacacattacacaaattgggaaaatagaaaagaaaataaaaagaaaggtacAAGGATagattctatcctaaatactacaagaacatcttcacttgatcttggacttgatgatcttctggatcatcttgatAAATTgcttgaaacctgcacacaacaaagcaaagaaaatagttatgccaagtggcattgccacttggcaggttagcaaagaaatgaAGCAGAGAGGATATGAacaaagatcagccgagctgatcctctccaagacCAAGTGCACAACATCAGGCTTACACACACACACTGCCTGCTCACCAGGCACTGTGCATGTacaacaacacacacacacaaccaggagagtcaccaaattggtgacaggccaagctgtcgaccagaggagccaacaaaggttcatataaaaccttttcacatccagaaaccctagcagctcatcggcagaatctccaaagagtaagaacaccaagaacagcaagaacaggaagaacaaccagagctgttcaacctgtccaaaatcCACCACAGGACCAAatcaagcttcacaagctcacaaggaggagcagggcaagcaccagctcatcaccaaagcaaaccaaccaaccagaagccatcctctacatcaacaccaattactaggagctggagtgaggtataccacacatccTGAGCAAGCAGGGTTTTGCTCATACAAATTAATCATTTGCACAAGTCACAGAAAGCAAAGTGGGTAGataccctatatgtgagtcatcatctggctactagccaaattggtgcaagGAAGCAAGAGGATAACCAATAGGAAAGCAacctgggaacattggctatgccaaaccagtgacataaacaaagaaatccaacaaaggTTGATCCTATCCAGCTAGCCAGATTTACTTAGCACCTATGGCCACTACcccatcagacatgatagactatcatgtgtctatccaggtttgtcaacatcaaaagcatctggcaaccaaatatggtcaggCCAGTAAGCAACAATTCACCACAGCAAGTCACAGAGAAAGGGGGAGCTACCATGACAGCCCCCAAAtggctgtcaaggccacctcaacccacagccatcATTTCCAGCATTATATCATTACCCAAcagggttcaaatggagctagggttcccaataaatgattggcatccctGTAGCTTTACCAAATCCACTCATATGATCATCAtcgcagagcagttcacatcatttatctacttaatGAATCAAAGCTACACGAGATAAATGAAACGAGAGAAGTAAGCTATGCACCGGGCCTTgcggatgatccaatggatcattgcgagACGATAGCGGAGGCTTGAGCAAACACAAAGGAATACAAACACAAGCCGGTGTGTTACACCGACACCGAGGAGAGCACCGGCTAG includes these proteins:
- the LOC124670681 gene encoding nucleolin 1-like isoform X1, which produces MGQEADADEQLRRRLRRVFAAEERSFRMDRRSEAATALRAAVADVLPRFLGTYSDDTLAEYIVILVCNGKHQYQARDDLEAFLGDDSAKFVAWLWGYLSKRAATLADDSSVQHGVENESRNLNDKKNLLVTKTQPGDARIVNSKDLTPQEHKGLQKLDSIKGQNVAQRRISSTVIVSPEMLVGDNGYWDGPHQKKDWNSTDGRSSMRKSSVASKTEHALTQEELHDEYLGANASTRRLPVAVATDDGEVSESMKRRRNVWDRLGKPAVEDQGLPRETGNMHVENRMHKKAKLPVSEHERRTDGDLFDRANSGNFSSSYPDVNTVRAHEHREKFNRSRLSGRLDFGDVDRNHHQVRDFSSQKSTPTLPVKKIHSQSLNEFTSEVKSSSAALSEPARLASNSFKGHVSASNNFSQLNTRLNSGTDVLQSQQINSPAQSKSGSSVREDGSSYSNKPVKDEMLDVKLKLKQVELDMLKLRSKQAQINNGKQGSLPSGPHTHLEEDADARTVLVTNVHFAATKEALSTHFMQCGTVLKINMLTDAITGHPKGAAYITFADNESIGRAISLSGTSFYSRVLTVLRKADAPPGYLAPIQQTGRPHAWNSPPFHKGVSPKQSSGHHLQWKREQSAMENSPANCPTS
- the LOC124670681 gene encoding nucleolin 1-like isoform X2, whose product is MLVGDNGYWDGPHQKKDWNSTDGRSSMRKSSVASKTEHALTQEELHDEYLGANASTRRLPVAVATDDGEVSESMKRRRNVWDRLGKPAVEDQGLPRETGNMHVENRMHKKAKLPVSEHERRTDGDLFDRANSGNFSSSYPDVNTVRAHEHREKFNRSRLSGRLDFGDVDRNHHQVRDFSSQKSTPTLPVKKIHSQSLNEFTSEVKSSSAALSEPARLASNSFKGHVSASNNFSQLNTRLNSGTDVLQSQQINSPAQSKSGSSVREDGSSYSNKPVKDEMLDVKLKLKQVELDMLKLRSKQAQINNGKQGSLPSGPHTHLEEDADARTVLVTNVHFAATKEALSTHFMQCGTVLKINMLTDAITGHPKGAAYITFADNESIGRAISLSGTSFYSRVLTVLRKADAPPGYLAPIQQTGRPHAWNSPPFHKGVSPKQSSGHHLQWKREQSAMENSPANCPTS